The following proteins are encoded in a genomic region of Rhizobium sp. CCGE531:
- the gltB gene encoding glutamate synthase large subunit — protein MTNRTTSTSFDQAAAANATATAKTSKRADRLPSVGIPPKQGLYDPRNEHDACGVGFVAHMKGQKSHQIVRDGLFILENLTHRGAVGADPLMGDGAGILVQIPDRFFREEMALQGIVLPKAGEYGVGHFFLPRDEALIEHFKTAIKQVVAEEGQVLLGFRDVPVDNSSLSKAPDIAATEPHHVQVFIGAGRDAGTNEEFERRLFTLRKVISNRIYAEYEGEESSFYPVSLSSSTIVYKGMFLAYQVGAYYKDLSDPRFETAVALVHQRFSTNTFPSWKLAHPYRMVAHNGEINTLRGNVNWMAARQASVSSPLFGEDISKLWPISYEGQSDTACFDNALELLVRGGYSMAHAMMMLIPEAWAGNQLMAAERKAFYEYHAALMEPWDGPAAVAFTDGKQIGATLDRNGLRPARYLVTNDDRIIMASEAGVLPVEEEKIIQKWRLQPGKMLLIDMEKGCIISDDEVKSELATKHPYQSWLKRTQLILEDLKPVEPRALRRDVSLLDRQQAFGYTTEDTKLLMSPMATTGQEAVGSMGTDTPISAMSDKPKLLYTYFKQNFAQVTNPPIDPIREELVMSLVSFIGPRPNLLDHTGMANAKRLEVRQPILTNGDLEKIRSIGHTEDRFDTKTLDFTYDVERGAEGMPEMLDRLCERAEAAVRGGYNIIVLSDRQIGPDRIAIPALLATAAVHHHLIRKGLRTSVGIVVETGEPREVHHFCLLAGYGAEAINPYLAFDTLLDMHQRGEFPKEVDATEVVYRYIKAVGKGILKVMSKMGISTYQSYCGAQIFDAIGLQQELVDQYFFGTATMIEGIGLETIAEETVSRHKAAFGRDPLLASTLDIGGEYAYRMRGESHAWTPDAVAALQHAVRGNAEDRYREFSEMVNESALRMNTIRGLFKIKGAEALGRKPISVDEVEPAADIVKRFSTGAMSFGSISREAHTTLAIAMNRIGGKSNTGEGGEESDRYMPLLDGSPNPERSAIKQIASGRFGVTTEYLVNADMLQIKVAQGAKPGEGGQLPGHKVDATVAKTRHSTPGVGLISPPPHHDIYSIEDLAQLIFDLKNVNPTSDVSVKLVSEVGVGTVAAGVAKARADHITVSGYDGGTGASPLTSLKHAGSPWEIGLAETQQTLVLNGLRSRIALQVDGGLKTGRDVIIGALLGADEFGFATAPLIAAGCIMMRKCHLNTCPVGVATQDPVLRKRFKGTAEHVINYFFFVAEEVREILASLGVAKLDDIIGASELLEKDDMLAHWKARGLDFGRIFHKVDAPKEETYWTTVQKHPIDDILDRKMIEKAEPALSSKTPVAFEVDIKNVDRSAGAMLSGAVAKRYGHRGLKDDTINVTLKGTAGQSFGAFLARGVTFNLVGDGNDYVGKGLSGGRIIIRPPENSKIVAENSIIVGNTVLYGATEGECYFRGVAGERFAVRNSGAITVVEGVGDHGCEYMTGGVVVVLGETGRNFAAGMSGGVAYVLDEKGDFARRCNMAMVELEPVPEEDELLEKLHHHGGDIMHKGRVDVSDDMTRHDEERLYQLISNHVHYTGSTRAKDILDHWADYRPKFRKVMPVEYRRALEEMERSRMSVAAE, from the coding sequence ATGACGAACAGGACGACGTCCACGAGTTTTGACCAGGCCGCAGCAGCCAATGCTACCGCTACGGCCAAGACGTCGAAACGCGCCGATCGTTTGCCATCGGTCGGCATCCCGCCGAAGCAGGGCCTCTACGATCCGCGCAACGAGCATGATGCTTGCGGCGTTGGCTTTGTCGCGCACATGAAGGGCCAGAAGTCGCACCAGATCGTGCGCGACGGCCTGTTCATTCTCGAGAACCTGACGCATCGCGGTGCCGTCGGCGCCGATCCGCTGATGGGCGACGGCGCTGGCATTCTCGTGCAGATCCCCGACCGTTTCTTCCGCGAGGAGATGGCCCTGCAGGGTATCGTCCTGCCGAAAGCGGGCGAGTATGGCGTCGGCCATTTCTTCCTGCCGCGCGACGAGGCGCTGATCGAGCATTTCAAGACCGCCATCAAGCAGGTCGTTGCCGAGGAAGGCCAGGTGCTGCTTGGCTTCCGCGATGTGCCTGTCGATAATTCCTCACTGTCGAAGGCGCCCGATATCGCCGCCACCGAGCCGCACCATGTGCAGGTCTTCATCGGTGCCGGCCGCGATGCCGGCACGAACGAGGAGTTCGAGCGCCGCCTCTTCACCCTGCGCAAGGTGATCTCCAACCGTATCTATGCGGAATATGAGGGCGAGGAGAGCAGCTTCTACCCCGTGTCGCTGTCGAGCTCGACCATCGTCTACAAGGGCATGTTCCTGGCTTACCAGGTCGGCGCCTATTATAAGGACCTGTCCGACCCGCGTTTCGAGACGGCGGTTGCCTTGGTGCACCAGCGTTTCTCGACCAACACGTTCCCGTCGTGGAAGCTCGCGCATCCCTACCGCATGGTCGCGCATAACGGCGAAATCAACACGCTGCGCGGCAACGTCAACTGGATGGCCGCGCGCCAGGCATCGGTATCCTCGCCGCTGTTCGGCGAGGATATCTCCAAGCTCTGGCCGATTTCCTATGAGGGGCAGTCGGACACGGCCTGTTTCGACAACGCGCTCGAATTACTCGTGCGCGGTGGATATTCCATGGCGCATGCGATGATGATGCTCATCCCCGAGGCATGGGCCGGCAACCAGCTGATGGCTGCCGAACGCAAGGCGTTTTACGAATATCACGCTGCCCTGATGGAGCCGTGGGATGGTCCGGCGGCTGTTGCCTTCACCGACGGCAAGCAGATCGGCGCGACGCTCGACCGTAACGGCCTGCGTCCGGCCCGCTATCTGGTCACCAACGACGACCGCATCATCATGGCGTCCGAGGCTGGCGTTTTGCCGGTCGAGGAAGAGAAGATCATTCAGAAGTGGCGCCTGCAGCCGGGCAAGATGCTGCTGATCGACATGGAAAAGGGCTGCATCATCTCCGATGACGAGGTGAAGTCCGAGCTTGCCACCAAGCATCCCTATCAGAGCTGGCTCAAGCGCACGCAGCTGATCCTCGAAGACCTGAAGCCGGTGGAGCCGCGGGCGCTGCGCCGCGACGTGTCGCTGCTCGACCGCCAGCAGGCCTTCGGCTACACCACCGAGGACACCAAGCTCCTGATGTCGCCGATGGCGACGACGGGGCAGGAAGCCGTCGGCTCCATGGGCACGGATACGCCGATCTCGGCCATGTCCGACAAGCCGAAGCTGCTCTACACTTACTTCAAGCAGAACTTCGCGCAGGTGACGAACCCGCCGATCGACCCGATCCGCGAGGAGCTCGTCATGAGCCTCGTCTCGTTCATCGGCCCGCGCCCGAACCTGCTCGACCATACCGGCATGGCAAACGCCAAGCGCCTGGAAGTTCGCCAGCCGATCCTGACCAATGGCGATCTCGAAAAGATCCGCTCGATCGGCCACACCGAGGACCGCTTCGACACCAAGACGCTCGACTTCACCTATGATGTCGAACGTGGCGCCGAAGGCATGCCCGAAATGCTCGATCGTCTCTGCGAACGGGCGGAAGCCGCCGTTCGCGGCGGCTACAACATCATCGTGCTCTCCGACCGCCAGATCGGTCCGGACCGCATCGCGATCCCGGCGCTGCTGGCGACCGCGGCCGTGCATCACCACCTAATCCGCAAGGGCCTGCGCACCTCCGTCGGCATCGTCGTCGAGACCGGCGAGCCGCGCGAAGTGCATCATTTCTGCCTGCTGGCCGGCTACGGCGCGGAAGCGATCAACCCCTATCTCGCCTTCGACACGCTGCTCGACATGCACCAGCGCGGCGAATTCCCGAAGGAAGTGGATGCGACGGAAGTCGTCTACCGCTACATCAAGGCCGTTGGTAAAGGCATCCTCAAGGTCATGTCGAAGATGGGCATCTCGACCTATCAGTCCTATTGCGGCGCGCAGATCTTCGATGCGATCGGCCTGCAGCAGGAGCTGGTCGACCAGTATTTCTTCGGCACGGCGACCATGATCGAGGGCATCGGTCTGGAGACGATCGCCGAGGAAACCGTATCCCGTCACAAGGCTGCCTTCGGCCGCGATCCGCTGCTGGCGAGCACGCTCGATATCGGTGGCGAATATGCCTACCGCATGCGCGGCGAAAGCCACGCCTGGACGCCGGATGCCGTGGCCGCCCTGCAGCATGCGGTGCGAGGGAATGCCGAGGACCGCTACCGCGAATTCTCCGAAATGGTCAACGAGTCGGCGCTCCGGATGAACACCATCCGCGGCCTGTTCAAGATCAAGGGTGCAGAGGCACTCGGACGCAAGCCGATCTCGGTCGACGAGGTCGAGCCGGCCGCCGATATCGTCAAGCGCTTCTCGACCGGCGCCATGTCCTTCGGCTCCATCAGCCGCGAGGCGCATACGACGCTGGCAATCGCCATGAACCGCATCGGCGGCAAGTCGAACACCGGCGAGGGCGGCGAGGAATCCGACCGCTACATGCCGCTCCTTGACGGCTCGCCGAATCCGGAACGCTCAGCCATCAAGCAGATCGCCTCCGGCCGCTTCGGCGTGACGACCGAATATCTGGTCAATGCCGATATGCTGCAGATCAAGGTGGCACAGGGCGCCAAGCCCGGCGAAGGCGGACAGCTGCCCGGCCACAAGGTCGATGCGACCGTTGCCAAGACCCGGCATTCGACGCCGGGTGTCGGCCTGATCTCGCCGCCGCCGCACCATGACATCTATTCGATCGAGGATCTGGCGCAGCTGATCTTCGACCTGAAGAACGTCAACCCGACCTCGGATGTGTCGGTCAAGCTCGTCTCGGAAGTCGGCGTCGGCACGGTTGCCGCCGGCGTCGCCAAGGCGCGCGCCGATCATATCACCGTCTCCGGCTATGATGGCGGCACCGGCGCTTCGCCGCTGACCTCGCTGAAGCATGCCGGCTCGCCTTGGGAAATCGGCCTTGCCGAAACGCAGCAGACGCTGGTGCTGAACGGGCTGCGTTCGCGCATTGCCCTGCAGGTGGATGGCGGTCTGAAGACCGGCCGCGACGTCATTATCGGCGCGCTGCTGGGCGCCGACGAATTCGGTTTCGCCACCGCGCCGCTGATCGCGGCCGGCTGCATCATGATGCGCAAGTGCCATCTCAACACCTGTCCGGTTGGCGTGGCCACCCAGGACCCGGTCCTGCGCAAGCGCTTCAAGGGCACGGCGGAGCATGTCATCAACTACTTCTTCTTCGTGGCCGAAGAAGTGCGCGAGATCCTCGCTTCGCTTGGCGTTGCCAAGCTGGACGATATCATCGGCGCTTCCGAGCTTCTGGAAAAGGACGATATGCTCGCCCACTGGAAGGCCAGGGGCCTCGATTTCGGCCGCATCTTCCACAAGGTCGATGCGCCGAAGGAAGAGACCTACTGGACGACGGTGCAGAAGCATCCGATCGACGACATTCTCGACCGTAAGATGATCGAGAAGGCGGAACCGGCGCTTTCTTCCAAGACGCCCGTCGCCTTCGAGGTCGATATCAAGAACGTCGACCGCTCGGCCGGCGCCATGCTGTCGGGCGCAGTCGCCAAGCGCTACGGTCATCGCGGCCTGAAGGACGATACGATCAACGTCACCCTGAAGGGCACCGCCGGTCAGTCCTTCGGCGCGTTCCTGGCGCGCGGCGTGACCTTCAACCTCGTCGGCGACGGCAACGACTATGTCGGCAAGGGCCTTTCGGGCGGCCGCATCATCATCCGTCCGCCGGAGAACTCGAAGATCGTCGCAGAGAACTCGATCATCGTCGGCAACACCGTGCTCTACGGCGCAACCGAAGGCGAGTGCTACTTCCGCGGTGTCGCGGGCGAGCGCTTTGCGGTCAGAAACTCCGGCGCGATCACCGTCGTCGAAGGCGTCGGCGACCATGGCTGCGAATACATGACCGGCGGTGTCGTCGTCGTGCTCGGCGAGACCGGGCGCAACTTCGCGGCCGGCATGTCGGGCGGGGTGGCCTATGTGCTCGACGAGAAGGGCGATTTCGCCCGTCGCTGCAATATGGCCATGGTCGAACTGGAACCGGTTCCCGAAGAGGATGAGCTCTTGGAGAAGCTGCATCATCATGGCGGCGACATCATGCACAAGGGACGCGTCGACGTCTCCGACGACATGACCCGCCACGATGAAGAGCGTCTCTACCAGCTGATTTCGAACCACGTCCACTATACGGGCTCGACGCGGGCCAAGGATATCCTCGATCACTGGGCCGACTACCGCCCGAAATTCCGCAAGGTCATGCCGGTCGAATACCGCCGCGCCCTTGAGGAAATGGAGCGCAGCCGGATGAGCGTGGCGGCGGAGTAA
- a CDS encoding low specificity L-threonine aldolase, with the protein MFFASDNWAGAHSKIAERLLAESGGFATAYGLSDLDQKVEAKFSEIFERDVAVFFVATGSAANSLSLASVQKPGGITFCHSEAHVSEDECGSPDFFSSARLATVKGGSGKIDPEALAAKIARFPQDAIHHGRAAAVTITQATEIGTVYSLDEIDAIAAVAKADGLPLHMDGARFANALVALGTSPAEMTWKRGVDILSFGGTKNGCWCAEAIVFFDPEKAKEMHFIRKRAAQLFSKSRFIAAQFDGYFQDGLWLDLARHSNGMADRLRAGIENARGARLAWPTASNEIFAIIPKSSAKTAEDKGAKFYEWPIPESQPDLVGNDETLIRLVTSFATTEADVANFLACLA; encoded by the coding sequence ATGTTTTTTGCCTCTGATAACTGGGCCGGCGCCCATTCCAAGATCGCGGAACGTCTGCTTGCCGAGTCCGGCGGCTTTGCGACCGCATACGGCTTGAGCGATCTGGATCAGAAAGTAGAGGCAAAGTTTTCGGAGATCTTCGAGCGCGACGTCGCCGTCTTCTTCGTTGCGACCGGCTCCGCCGCCAATTCATTGTCGCTCGCCAGCGTCCAGAAGCCAGGCGGCATCACCTTCTGCCACAGCGAGGCGCATGTTTCCGAGGACGAATGCGGTTCGCCGGACTTCTTCAGCAGCGCGCGTCTGGCAACGGTCAAGGGTGGGTCCGGCAAGATCGACCCTGAAGCGCTGGCCGCGAAAATTGCCCGCTTCCCGCAGGATGCCATCCATCACGGCCGCGCCGCCGCCGTGACGATCACCCAGGCAACCGAGATCGGCACTGTCTATTCGCTCGACGAGATCGATGCCATCGCCGCCGTCGCCAAGGCGGACGGCCTGCCGCTGCATATGGACGGCGCGCGCTTCGCCAACGCCCTGGTCGCGCTCGGCACCAGCCCTGCCGAGATGACCTGGAAGCGCGGCGTCGACATCCTTTCCTTCGGCGGCACCAAGAACGGCTGCTGGTGCGCCGAGGCGATCGTCTTCTTCGATCCCGAGAAGGCAAAGGAAATGCACTTCATCCGCAAGCGCGCCGCCCAGCTTTTCTCGAAATCCCGCTTCATCGCCGCCCAGTTCGACGGTTATTTCCAGGACGGCCTCTGGCTCGATCTGGCCCGCCATTCCAATGGCATGGCCGATCGCCTGCGCGCCGGCATCGAAAATGCGCGAGGCGCCCGCCTCGCCTGGCCGACGGCGTCGAACGAGATTTTCGCGATCATACCGAAATCCTCTGCCAAGACAGCCGAGGACAAGGGGGCGAAGTTCTACGAATGGCCGATCCCGGAATCGCAACCGGATCTGGTCGGCAATGATGAAACCCTGATCCGTCTCGTGACGAGCTTCGCCACGACCGAGGCCGATGTGGCGAACTTTCTCGCCTGCCTGGCCTGA
- a CDS encoding LysR family transcriptional regulator, which produces MLDLTQLRSFVAVEQMGSFTLAAERLGLGQSTVSQHIQRLETELGRKLLARDTHRVILTGDGEALLGHARQMLSIEGEVRQLFAGNSLRGNLRLGVSEDFVTSQLPDVLEEFVRSHPSVDLELTVALSGTLYEMQDNGDLDLVLAKRRLGDARGKLVYREPLVWLARDPERIRRLAAPLPLIAFPAPSVTRAAALEALRRQQVPWRIVCTCGSLSGLTAAARAGMGVLVQPQSMAPAGLSEITPGWLPALEDVEFVLVPRKGANQLLINALSEDILTKVRGPKSN; this is translated from the coding sequence ATGCTAGACCTTACCCAGTTGCGCAGCTTCGTCGCCGTCGAGCAGATGGGCAGCTTCACGCTGGCGGCGGAACGGCTCGGCCTCGGACAATCGACCGTCAGCCAGCATATACAGCGGCTGGAGACGGAGCTCGGCCGCAAGTTGCTGGCGCGCGACACGCATCGGGTCATCCTGACCGGCGACGGCGAGGCCTTGCTCGGGCATGCACGCCAGATGCTGTCGATCGAAGGGGAGGTGCGGCAACTTTTTGCCGGCAACAGCCTGCGCGGCAATCTTCGGCTCGGCGTTTCCGAGGATTTCGTCACCAGCCAGCTTCCCGACGTGCTGGAGGAATTCGTCCGCTCGCATCCGTCCGTCGATCTCGAGCTGACGGTCGCGCTCAGCGGCACGCTCTATGAAATGCAGGACAATGGCGATCTCGATCTGGTGCTTGCCAAGCGCCGGCTCGGCGATGCAAGGGGCAAGCTCGTCTATCGCGAGCCGCTGGTCTGGCTGGCGCGCGATCCGGAGCGCATTCGCAGGCTTGCGGCACCTTTGCCGTTGATTGCCTTTCCCGCGCCCAGCGTTACTCGTGCGGCGGCGCTGGAGGCGTTACGCCGGCAGCAGGTGCCGTGGCGAATCGTCTGCACCTGCGGCAGCCTCAGCGGGCTGACGGCGGCTGCCCGCGCTGGCATGGGCGTTCTCGTCCAGCCGCAGAGCATGGCGCCTGCCGGCTTGAGCGAGATTACGCCGGGCTGGCTGCCGGCGCTGGAGGATGTCGAATTCGTGCTGGTGCCGCGCAAGGGCGCCAATCAACTGCTGATCAACGCCCTGTCGGAAGACATTCTGACAAAGGTCCGGGGGCCAAAATCGAACTGA
- a CDS encoding bile acid:sodium symporter family protein has product MRRFLPDTFTMLLVLTVLTASFFPVQGASAHYFGIATNFAIGLLFFLHGARLSRDVVIAGMLHWRLHLVILLTTFGIFPLLVLAMGHIVPNSILPVSLYTGMLFLSVLPSTVQSSIAFTSIAGGNVPAAICAASASNIFGMFLTPLLVGILFSVGGQGGFSWDVLWQIMLQLLAPFIAGQLLQPWIGGWIRSKKKILMPVDRGSILMVVYSAFSEAVVEGLWHTFSVIDIATVIVANMVLLAMVICITMFGSRALGFSKVDEITITFCGSKKSLASGVPMANVIFAGQGIGAIVLPLMLFHQIQLMTCAVLAQKYADAAKRREAAKAQADAKSGEATNAA; this is encoded by the coding sequence ATGCGCCGCTTTCTTCCTGACACCTTCACCATGCTGCTGGTGCTCACTGTTCTGACGGCGTCCTTCTTTCCGGTGCAGGGTGCAAGCGCTCACTATTTCGGCATCGCCACCAACTTCGCCATCGGGCTGCTGTTCTTCCTGCATGGCGCGCGCCTGTCGCGCGATGTCGTCATCGCTGGCATGCTGCACTGGCGGCTGCATCTCGTCATTCTGCTGACGACCTTCGGCATCTTCCCTCTGCTGGTGCTGGCCATGGGCCATATCGTCCCGAACAGCATCCTGCCCGTGTCGCTCTATACCGGCATGCTGTTCCTGAGCGTGCTGCCCTCGACGGTGCAATCCTCCATCGCCTTCACCTCCATCGCCGGCGGCAACGTGCCCGCCGCGATTTGCGCCGCCTCCGCCTCCAACATTTTCGGCATGTTTCTGACGCCGCTGCTCGTCGGCATCCTGTTTTCGGTCGGCGGCCAGGGCGGCTTTTCCTGGGATGTCCTGTGGCAGATCATGCTGCAGCTGCTCGCTCCCTTCATCGCCGGCCAGTTGCTGCAGCCTTGGATCGGCGGCTGGATCCGCTCGAAGAAGAAGATCCTGATGCCGGTCGATCGCGGCTCGATCCTCATGGTCGTCTATTCCGCCTTCAGCGAGGCCGTGGTCGAGGGGCTGTGGCACACGTTTTCGGTGATCGACATCGCCACCGTCATCGTCGCCAACATGGTGCTGCTCGCGATGGTGATCTGCATCACCATGTTCGGCAGCCGCGCCCTTGGCTTCTCGAAGGTTGACGAGATCACCATCACCTTCTGCGGCTCGAAGAAGTCGCTGGCAAGCGGCGTGCCGATGGCCAACGTCATCTTCGCCGGCCAGGGCATCGGCGCCATCGTGCTGCCGCTCATGCTGTTCCATCAGATCCAGCTGATGACCTGCGCCGTGCTTGCCCAGAAATATGCCGACGCGGCCAAGCGACGCGAGGCTGCGAAGGCACAGGCAGACGCAAAATCAGGCGAAGCCACCAACGCGGCCTGA
- a CDS encoding Hsp20 family protein, with translation MRHVDFSPLYRSTVGFDRLFTMLDSLAQPEQAQTYPPYNIERTGENTYRITMAVAGFDEKELSIEAHAHVLHVKGEKSEEPTEAGEYLYRGIAKRAFERRFQLADHVEVQAASLKNGLLHIDLLRNIPEAMKPRRISIAAETVETAKAIEAHIN, from the coding sequence ATGCGTCACGTAGACTTCTCTCCCCTTTATCGTTCCACCGTCGGTTTCGATCGTCTGTTCACCATGCTCGACAGCCTTGCCCAGCCGGAACAGGCCCAGACCTATCCGCCCTACAACATCGAGCGCACCGGTGAAAACACCTATCGCATCACTATGGCCGTTGCAGGTTTCGATGAAAAGGAACTGAGCATCGAGGCTCACGCCCACGTCCTTCACGTCAAGGGCGAAAAGAGCGAAGAGCCGACCGAGGCCGGCGAATATCTCTATCGCGGTATTGCCAAGCGCGCCTTCGAGCGTCGTTTCCAGCTCGCCGATCATGTCGAGGTCCAGGCTGCTTCGCTGAAGAATGGTCTGCTGCACATCGATCTGCTGCGCAACATTCCGGAAGCCATGAAGCCCCGCCGCATCTCCATCGCGGCCGAGACCGTGGAAACCGCCAAGGCCATCGAGGCACATATCAACTAA
- a CDS encoding DUF2000 domain-containing protein, with protein sequence MLPDIRLAIVINPALPLGLIANTTGAIAIGLSAKFPALAARQLTDREGRTIDISSNMPVPILQADAETIRSLLLKTLPVEDDRAVVPFPGFARSLHDYREYEATFPDRDLAGETIDGLGLAGPSKWVKSLTGSLKLLR encoded by the coding sequence ATGCTTCCCGATATTCGTCTTGCCATCGTCATCAATCCGGCATTGCCGCTCGGCCTGATCGCCAACACCACCGGCGCCATCGCGATCGGGCTGAGTGCGAAATTTCCCGCACTTGCGGCGCGTCAATTGACCGATAGGGAAGGGAGGACCATCGACATCAGCTCGAACATGCCCGTTCCGATACTGCAGGCGGATGCCGAGACCATACGATCTCTGTTGCTGAAGACCTTGCCGGTGGAAGACGACCGCGCGGTCGTTCCCTTTCCCGGTTTCGCCCGCTCGCTGCATGATTACAGGGAATATGAGGCGACGTTTCCCGATCGCGATCTCGCTGGTGAAACGATCGACGGCCTGGGGCTGGCGGGGCCTTCGAAATGGGTGAAGTCGCTCACCGGTTCGCTGAAATTGCTGCGGTAG
- a CDS encoding Lrp/AsnC family transcriptional regulator produces MPDTLEPIDLRILGALQKDGRLTNQALSSEVGLSTSPCWRRVRQLEETGVIQGYSATLDRRRIGLGVLAFIRVKIDSHSEAEAEEFSRDVLKLSEVVACYSIAGDADFLLQVVATDLDSYADFAMAVVRRLPRIKEMQTTFVLKEIKPFKGLPLEVGQR; encoded by the coding sequence ATGCCTGATACCCTTGAACCCATCGATCTGCGCATCCTCGGCGCGCTCCAGAAGGACGGACGCCTGACCAACCAGGCGCTTTCCTCCGAAGTCGGGCTCTCGACATCACCATGCTGGCGGCGCGTGCGCCAGCTCGAGGAAACAGGCGTGATCCAGGGCTATTCGGCCACGCTTGACCGACGCCGGATCGGGCTCGGCGTTCTCGCCTTCATCAGGGTGAAGATCGACAGCCACAGCGAGGCCGAAGCCGAGGAGTTCTCGCGCGACGTCCTGAAGCTCAGCGAAGTCGTAGCCTGCTACAGCATCGCCGGCGACGCGGATTTCCTGCTGCAAGTGGTCGCGACCGATCTCGACAGCTATGCGGATTTCGCCATGGCCGTCGTTCGCCGATTGCCGCGCATCAAGGAAATGCAGACGACCTTCGTGCTCAAGGAAATCAAACCTTTCAAGGGCCTTCCGCTTGAGGTCGGGCAGCGATAA
- a CDS encoding cyclic nucleotide-gated ion channel, whose amino-acid sequence MSALPFSKISASLNAVLAAIGLLTVAALTTPDITGLTRLILHVLLAGIWAAYGLQLIETLIMQRTRGVRGRALEITIDVLAVLVPVAAFFFVRGRDQGLYCAIWLLKPLRGSTFFRLLGRVLTKEARNLIGVTSIFGIVLFGAALAAYIIERDVQPDKFGSIPLAMWWAVVTLSTTGYGDEIPQSFAGRVLAGLVMMSGIGIFALWAGILATGFYEEVRRQDFVRNWQLVAAVPLFQKLGSAALIEIVRALRPRVVPAGGMICRKGETGDQMFFIVEGRVSVATPNPVELGSGSFFGEMALISGEPRSATVSAATEVSLLSLYSSDFQMLSSSSPEIADIIRKTALERRGATPKT is encoded by the coding sequence ATGTCGGCGCTCCCTTTTTCGAAGATCTCCGCATCGCTGAACGCGGTGCTCGCTGCAATCGGTCTGTTGACCGTGGCGGCACTCACGACGCCTGATATAACCGGACTGACCAGGCTCATCCTGCACGTTCTGCTCGCCGGCATCTGGGCTGCCTACGGTCTGCAACTGATCGAGACGCTGATCATGCAGCGGACGAGAGGCGTTCGCGGCAGGGCGCTGGAAATCACCATCGACGTGCTTGCCGTATTAGTCCCCGTGGCCGCATTCTTTTTCGTCCGGGGGCGTGACCAAGGCCTCTATTGCGCCATATGGCTCTTGAAGCCGCTGCGCGGCTCGACCTTCTTCCGGCTGCTGGGCAGGGTCCTGACCAAGGAAGCGCGCAACCTGATCGGCGTCACCTCGATCTTCGGCATCGTCCTGTTCGGCGCGGCACTCGCAGCTTATATCATCGAGCGCGACGTCCAGCCGGACAAGTTCGGCAGCATCCCGCTGGCAATGTGGTGGGCGGTGGTCACGCTGTCGACCACGGGCTATGGCGACGAAATTCCGCAAAGTTTCGCCGGCCGCGTCCTTGCCGGGCTGGTCATGATGAGCGGAATCGGCATCTTTGCGCTCTGGGCCGGCATCCTCGCCACCGGTTTCTACGAAGAAGTTCGTCGCCAGGACTTCGTGCGCAATTGGCAGCTGGTTGCGGCGGTGCCGTTGTTCCAGAAGCTGGGCTCGGCCGCGCTCATCGAGATCGTGCGGGCGCTGAGACCCCGTGTCGTACCGGCCGGCGGTATGATCTGCCGCAAGGGCGAGACCGGCGACCAGATGTTCTTCATCGTCGAGGGCCGCGTCAGCGTCGCCACACCGAACCCCGTGGAGCTCGGCTCCGGCAGCTTCTTCGGCGAGATGGCGCTGATCAGCGGCGAGCCCCGCTCGGCGACCGTCAGCGCCGCAACTGAAGTCTCCCTGCTGTCGCTCTATTCGTCGGATTTCCAGATGCTGTCGAGCAGCAGCCCGGAGATCGCCGACATCATCCGCAAAACAGCGCTCGAACGCCGCGGTGCGACGCCGAAGACCTGA